Proteins from one Moorella sp. E308F genomic window:
- a CDS encoding class II glutamine amidotransferase, producing the protein MCGLFGFSYYGMDKMNFESLLEILGLNSTERGMDATGIAYVQDKNVVISKNGVSAYRFKFKVPKDAKVVMGHVRHTTQGSAKKNYNNHPFLGRAGGIKFALAHNGVLYNDRELKIEYGLPKTQIETDSYVAVQLLELYNKFDMNSIREMAETVEGMFTFTLLDQDNNLYIVKNDSPFSIMHIPDLKLYVYASTKKILVNSLLEWPKTSERIFNQFKTGIVDMELIEPKQGDIITICPDGTLKFNKFKPQERTWYRINWKPAKSSRQVNLLQQTTSIITNMVTSYEFDNDVYFDMLCTMANQQGVSKEEVLQLLEWGFTLEDIEDALYTGDLKSFVADIEEDLVRL; encoded by the coding sequence ATGTGTGGATTATTTGGCTTTAGTTATTACGGAATGGATAAAATGAATTTTGAATCTTTATTGGAAATTTTAGGACTCAATTCTACAGAAAGAGGCATGGATGCGACTGGAATCGCTTATGTGCAAGATAAAAATGTTGTTATCTCAAAAAATGGGGTAAGTGCCTACAGGTTTAAATTTAAAGTTCCAAAAGATGCTAAGGTTGTAATGGGTCATGTACGACATACTACTCAAGGTAGTGCCAAAAAGAATTATAATAACCACCCATTTTTAGGGCGGGCTGGTGGAATTAAGTTTGCTTTAGCTCATAATGGCGTTTTATATAACGATAGGGAATTAAAAATTGAGTATGGTTTACCTAAAACTCAAATAGAAACTGATTCTTATGTAGCCGTTCAATTACTGGAGCTATATAATAAATTTGATATGAATAGTATTAGGGAAATGGCTGAAACCGTAGAAGGTATGTTTACTTTTACCTTGCTCGATCAAGATAATAATTTATATATCGTTAAAAATGATTCTCCTTTTTCTATTATGCACATTCCAGATTTAAAATTGTATGTGTATGCCAGCACTAAAAAGATTTTGGTAAACTCCTTGCTGGAGTGGCCTAAAACCAGTGAGCGGATTTTTAATCAATTTAAAACTGGTATTGTGGATATGGAATTAATCGAACCCAAACAAGGCGATATAATTACTATTTGTCCTGATGGTACTTTAAAATTTAATAAATTTAAACCCCAGGAAAGAACCTGGTATAGAATAAATTGGAAACCTGCCAAGTCTTCGCGGCAGGTTAATTTATTACAACAAACAACATCTATAATTACTAATATGGTAACAAGCTATGAATTTGATAATGATGTATATTTTGATATGCTATGTACTATGGCTAATCAGCAGGGTGTATCTAAAGAAGAAGTTTTACAATTATTGGAGTGGGGATTTACACTAGAGGATATTGAAGATGCTTTATATACAGGCGACCTTAAAAGTTTTGTTGCGGATATAGAAGAGGATTTAGTACGTCTTTAA
- a CDS encoding amidoligase family protein — MSDELILCAECEIEIDFDEAYEVNGDYFCEDCYNDLFVICYGCNEVIYRDEANEGANGKLYCNDCWCERFTSCVVCNEILYQEDAYYYDGEGYCPDCFNERFAICDVCGEAVPYDEVLTDDYGTQICEDCFNESYYRCSDCGRIIHSDYTYMNEDDDDEIYCRNCYEEHRSRVIHSYNYKPSPIFYGEGSLFLGVELEIDGGGEYQDKAEAILDVGNEDNEYIYIKHDGSLSRGLEIVSHPATLEYHINYIPWKQIMEKAKKLGYTSHDNGNCGLHVHVSRKAFGKNEDEQDTNIMKLLFLVERFWDQMVKFSRRTNSQLDRWAKRYGLAKPEEILERAKGSGRYYAINLENNNTIEIRLFRGTLKYTTFIATLQFVERLVKMAINTPVNEIQELTWEKFIEGVSGELKAYLITRHLKEADQIIPELDERDAEEIRKFVNQLLDASASDLEVA; from the coding sequence ATGTCTGATGAACTGATTCTTTGTGCTGAATGTGAAATAGAAATTGATTTTGATGAGGCTTATGAAGTTAACGGTGATTATTTTTGTGAAGATTGCTATAATGATCTGTTTGTTATTTGCTATGGATGTAATGAAGTAATTTATCGTGATGAAGCTAATGAAGGGGCAAATGGGAAATTATATTGTAACGATTGTTGGTGTGAAAGATTTACCTCTTGTGTAGTTTGTAATGAAATTTTATATCAAGAGGATGCTTATTATTATGACGGTGAAGGATACTGCCCTGATTGTTTTAATGAAAGATTTGCAATTTGTGATGTCTGCGGTGAAGCAGTTCCCTATGATGAAGTATTGACGGATGATTATGGTACTCAAATCTGTGAGGATTGCTTTAACGAAAGTTATTATCGTTGTAGTGATTGTGGTCGAATTATTCATAGTGATTATACTTATATGAATGAAGATGATGATGATGAAATATATTGCCGTAATTGTTATGAAGAGCATAGGTCAAGAGTAATACATAGTTATAATTATAAACCCTCTCCAATTTTCTATGGAGAGGGTTCGTTGTTTCTGGGAGTGGAGTTGGAAATTGATGGTGGAGGTGAGTATCAAGATAAAGCTGAGGCAATTTTAGATGTTGGCAATGAAGATAATGAGTATATTTACATTAAACACGATGGATCACTTTCACGGGGTTTAGAGATTGTCTCTCACCCCGCCACCCTTGAATATCATATAAATTACATTCCTTGGAAACAAATTATGGAAAAAGCTAAGAAGTTGGGCTATACTTCCCACGATAATGGGAATTGTGGATTGCATGTTCATGTGAGTCGTAAAGCATTTGGTAAAAACGAAGATGAACAAGATACTAATATCATGAAGCTGTTATTTCTGGTGGAAAGATTTTGGGATCAGATGGTTAAATTTTCTCGACGAACTAATTCTCAATTAGACCGTTGGGCTAAACGTTATGGTTTAGCAAAACCTGAAGAGATTTTAGAAAGAGCTAAAGGAAGCGGAAGATATTATGCTATTAATCTCGAAAATAACAATACTATTGAAATTAGGTTATTTAGAGGAACGTTAAAGTATACGACTTTTATTGCCACCCTCCAGTTTGTAGAACGACTAGTTAAGATGGCTATAAACACTCCTGTCAATGAGATTCAAGAATTAACTTGGGAAAAATTCATTGAAGGAGTGAGTGGTGAACTTAAAGCCTATTTGATTACACGACATTTAAAGGAAGCTGATCAGATAATTCCTGAATTAGATGAAAGAGATGCTGAAGAGATTAGGAAGTTTGTAAATCAATTATTAGATGCTTCTGCATCTGATCTAGAAGTAGCATAA